The Garciella nitratireducens DSM 15102 genome includes the window CTTCCGTATATAAACAGTCAAATTTTACAACGCCTACCGATATTCCTCTGCCTTTAAAAGCTTCTATCGTCTTTAGTATCACAGAAGTCTTTCCCGAAGCAGGAGGGCCTGAGATAGTGACTAAATTCATTTTATTTTTCTCCTTTCACAACACTTTCAAAAATTTCTTCACATTTCTTAATCAAACTCGTAATATCATTTTTTTCTATATAATCCCAGCCAATCCATAAATATTTATTTTCTTTTTGAATTCTATTATCTATTTCTGGATGGACACTTGGAAATTTTCCATTGTGAGATAAAATTTCTCCTACTTGTTTGGAAGCGAAAAAATCTACAATCGGTTTTAATTTTTCTTTTTTGCTCTTTTTACTTAATAAAAAGATGGGACTTATAATAGCACCTTCTTTAGGCCATATTGAAGTCATAGAAGTAGCTGGTATAAGCATTTTAGTAAAGAAATAAGGCATAATAGTAACTACTGGTTTTTCAGATTTTTTTCTATAAGATTTCACCATCTGTGAAGGGTGCATACTACTTTGCAATGTTTTTGCTAACCTTTTTATTCCCTCTTGTCCATACAATTTATAAATATTTAATAAAATAGCATGAAATAAATCAAAATCTCTAACTGGAAGACTTACACTGTTTTCAAATTCAGGATTTAATAAGTCTTCCCAACTAGTAGGCTTTTTTCTTCCCTTCAATTCTTTTTCATTTACTAAAAAAACAGCCGGCACAACTCCAATCATGGAATATTGGTTGTTAGGATCTTTTAACTTTATGGTATCATTATCAAATTCTTGATTATATTGACTCAAATCTGTCATATCCTCAAAAATATTCTTTTCTTTATATCTATTAAATAATTTTTTATCAAAAAATATATCAAAACCAGCGGAAATCAAAATATCTGGAAGTTTTTCTTCTGACGTTTCTTTTAAAGCATCCTCTAACCAATCCATTCCTATAGAAGCAGCTTTTAACTCATACTCCAAAGAAAAATCAAAATTTTGCTCTTCTAACCATTTTTGAAAAGCTTCTATAAGAGGAATTTTTACAGGACAAGGTAATATCCCAATAATTTTTACAACATCTTTTTGTTTAGAAGATAAATAAACATCATTTTCGGTACTTTCAATTTTTTCTATTAATTGAGCAACAAAAGCATCCACATTGATCTTTTTTAACTTTAAGACATCTTCTAAAGAAATAGACTTTCCCAAAGTACTTCTCATCTTTTCTTCTTTTATCTGATCTAATCCAATAGAAATCAGTAAATCAATGGCTTGTTCATATTTTTCAGTGATATCATATAAGCTATCTTTTATATTAAAATACTTATTTTTCATTCTAATTACACTCTCCCTTCCTTCATAAAAACTATATCAATAGTATCACACAATATTTCTTTAAAATGTGACCATAGTTACAAAAAATAAAGATGGGCTAGGATTCTTTCTATCCTAACCTCATATTGAAAACTTCTTAACATTTTAGTTATCCTACAAAAACAAAATATCCAATTACTAAAAGTCCCAAAATAATGCGATACCATCCAAAAGCTTTAAAATCATTGTTTTTAATATATCTCAATAAAAACCGAATGGCTACTACAGAAACTATAAAAGCTACAATCATTCCTGTTAATAAAATTACAAGTTCCATTCCTGTAAAATAAAGT containing:
- a CDS encoding ABC transporter substrate-binding protein, whose protein sequence is MKNKYFNIKDSLYDITEKYEQAIDLLISIGLDQIKEEKMRSTLGKSISLEDVLKLKKINVDAFVAQLIEKIESTENDVYLSSKQKDVVKIIGILPCPVKIPLIEAFQKWLEEQNFDFSLEYELKAASIGMDWLEDALKETSEEKLPDILISAGFDIFFDKKLFNRYKEKNIFEDMTDLSQYNQEFDNDTIKLKDPNNQYSMIGVVPAVFLVNEKELKGRKKPTSWEDLLNPEFENSVSLPVRDFDLFHAILLNIYKLYGQEGIKRLAKTLQSSMHPSQMVKSYRKKSEKPVVTIMPYFFTKMLIPATSMTSIWPKEGAIISPIFLLSKKSKKEKLKPIVDFFASKQVGEILSHNGKFPSVHPEIDNRIQKENKYLWIGWDYIEKNDITSLIKKCEEIFESVVKGEK